In Sphingomonas sp. PAMC26645, one DNA window encodes the following:
- a CDS encoding efflux RND transporter periplasmic adaptor subunit: MQQLNLKGSVALFALALLSACGKEQAPPPPPTPTVGVVTVGEEAVVLTSELPGRIAAVETSEVRPQVSGVVRDRLFTEGAMVSKGQVLYAIEDAPYRAALASAQGQLGAAQSQINATRLQAQRYGQLVQLNAVSKQEADNANASAQQARANVAAQQAAVQSARVNLGFTRIKAPISGRIGRSLVTVGALVQTGQTDPLATIQRTNTVYVDVVQSAAQLLDLKQAMASGGVTRGDGSARVQLILPNGTTYPIEGRLQFAEVTVDQTTGAVTLRASFPNPNGLLLPGMYVRAKLVEGTRRQAIMAPTAGITRDPRGGATALVVNAQNKVEQRNVTTDRVIGDKWIVTSGLKPGDKLIVEGLLNLRPGSTVKPAAPQQVAKPAGAPGAAPGGGDASGATSNSSAQAGK; this comes from the coding sequence ATGCAGCAATTGAACCTCAAGGGATCGGTGGCGCTCTTCGCGCTCGCCCTGCTGTCGGCTTGCGGCAAGGAGCAGGCTCCGCCGCCTCCGCCCACACCGACCGTCGGCGTCGTCACCGTCGGCGAGGAAGCGGTCGTGCTCACCTCCGAGCTTCCCGGTCGTATCGCCGCGGTAGAGACCTCGGAAGTCCGTCCGCAGGTCAGCGGCGTGGTCCGCGATCGCCTGTTCACCGAGGGCGCGATGGTCAGCAAGGGCCAGGTCCTCTACGCGATCGAGGACGCCCCCTACCGCGCGGCGCTCGCCAGCGCGCAGGGCCAGCTCGGCGCGGCCCAGTCGCAGATCAACGCGACCCGCCTGCAGGCGCAGCGTTACGGCCAGCTCGTGCAGCTGAACGCAGTCAGCAAGCAGGAAGCAGACAACGCAAATGCTTCCGCACAGCAGGCTCGCGCCAATGTTGCAGCGCAGCAGGCGGCGGTCCAGTCGGCGCGCGTCAACCTCGGCTTCACGCGGATCAAGGCACCGATCTCCGGTCGCATCGGCCGGTCGCTCGTGACCGTCGGCGCGCTGGTCCAGACCGGCCAGACCGATCCGCTCGCGACGATCCAGCGCACCAACACCGTCTATGTCGACGTCGTCCAGTCGGCAGCGCAGCTGCTCGATCTCAAGCAGGCGATGGCAAGCGGCGGCGTGACCCGCGGCGACGGCAGCGCGCGCGTCCAGCTGATCCTGCCGAACGGCACGACCTATCCGATCGAGGGCCGCCTGCAGTTCGCCGAAGTCACGGTCGACCAGACCACCGGCGCGGTGACGTTGCGCGCGAGCTTCCCGAACCCCAACGGCCTGTTGCTGCCGGGCATGTACGTCCGTGCGAAGCTCGTCGAGGGTACGCGTCGCCAGGCGATCATGGCGCCCACCGCCGGCATCACGCGCGATCCGCGCGGCGGTGCGACCGCTCTGGTCGTCAACGCGCAGAACAAGGTCGAGCAGCGTAATGTCACCACCGATCGCGTGATCGGCGACAAGTGGATCGTCACCAGCGGCCTGAAGCCCGGTGACAAGCTGATCGTCGAGGGTCTGCTCAATCTGCGCCCGGGTTCGACCGTCAAGCCTGCCGCCCCGCAGCAGGTCGCCAAGCCCGCTGGCGCGCCCGGCGCTGCACCCGGAGGCGGCGACGCGTCCGGTGCGACCAGCAACAGTTCCGCGCAGGCCGGGAAGTAA
- a CDS encoding TetR/AcrR family transcriptional regulator: MGSRERIVSSARHLFATQGFHQTPMSELAVAAGVSVGQIYRLFTGKNAVIQAIVMEDAAAKMGELQTMNDSVKSERFSIEEGFVELARRALSKGDEALSFEIMAEAHRNADVADTIADLCRDFRRMIRELACVANPNLQENELEGAEELILAFMFGLGHRTLSRPRLSEDETARLTGRMILAAVRAI; the protein is encoded by the coding sequence ATGGGAAGTCGGGAGCGTATCGTCTCGTCGGCCCGTCATCTGTTTGCGACACAAGGGTTTCATCAAACCCCGATGTCCGAACTGGCCGTGGCGGCGGGTGTCTCCGTCGGCCAGATCTATCGCCTGTTCACCGGCAAGAACGCGGTGATCCAGGCGATCGTGATGGAGGATGCAGCGGCCAAGATGGGCGAGCTGCAGACGATGAACGACTCGGTCAAATCGGAGCGGTTCTCGATCGAGGAAGGGTTCGTCGAACTGGCGCGGCGTGCCCTGTCGAAGGGCGACGAAGCGCTGTCGTTCGAAATCATGGCGGAGGCGCACCGCAACGCCGACGTTGCGGACACGATCGCCGACCTGTGCCGCGATTTCCGGCGGATGATCCGCGAACTCGCCTGCGTCGCCAATCCGAACTTGCAGGAGAACGAACTGGAGGGGGCGGAGGAGCTGATCCTCGCCTTCATGTTCGGGCTGGGCCACCGGACTTTGTCGCGGCCGCGGTTGTCGGAGGATGAAACGGCGCGGTTGACGGGACGGATGATCCTGGCGGCGGTGCGCGCGATCTGA
- a CDS encoding histidine kinase dimerization/phosphoacceptor domain -containing protein translates to MSETRVLYIDDDAGIRRLAARALERRGYRMTVAETGAEGVVKAAAERFDLIAVDHYMPGMDGLETLEALRRLPDPPPVVYVTGSEEGRIAVAALKAGAADYVVKTVGDDFFDLLAASFEQVRARALLEQEKASAEADLRASNARLEALLGEVNHRVANSLQLVSAMVRLQATALTDPSAREALEDTQRRIQAIAQVHRRLYTSNDVESVDMQEYLGALVDELAETWSTEALPRALSLAAEPIRLPTDRAVSLGVIVTELVTNACKYAYPTGGGEVRVALRRIDDDVFLLAVEDDGCGIPKDAVPRGTGLGTKLIRAMAQSLQTIVEYDPTHTGVRATLRAAVR, encoded by the coding sequence GTGAGCGAAACGCGCGTCCTCTACATCGACGACGACGCCGGCATCCGGCGGCTGGCGGCGCGTGCGCTCGAACGCCGCGGCTACCGGATGACCGTTGCCGAGACGGGGGCCGAGGGTGTCGTGAAAGCCGCCGCCGAACGCTTCGACCTGATCGCGGTCGACCATTACATGCCCGGCATGGACGGCCTCGAAACCCTCGAAGCACTCCGCCGCCTGCCCGATCCGCCCCCAGTCGTGTACGTCACCGGCTCAGAGGAAGGCCGCATCGCGGTCGCCGCGCTGAAGGCCGGTGCCGCCGATTACGTGGTGAAGACGGTCGGAGACGATTTCTTCGACCTGCTCGCTGCGTCCTTCGAACAGGTCCGCGCACGCGCCCTGCTCGAACAGGAGAAGGCGTCCGCCGAGGCCGATCTCCGCGCCAGCAACGCACGGCTCGAGGCGTTGCTCGGCGAGGTGAACCACCGCGTCGCCAACTCGCTGCAACTCGTCTCGGCGATGGTCCGACTCCAGGCGACCGCGCTGACCGATCCGTCCGCGCGAGAAGCGCTCGAAGATACGCAGCGCCGCATCCAGGCGATCGCGCAGGTCCACCGACGGCTTTACACCAGCAACGATGTCGAGAGCGTCGACATGCAGGAATATCTCGGTGCGCTGGTCGACGAACTCGCCGAGACCTGGTCGACCGAGGCGCTTCCCCGCGCCTTGAGCCTCGCCGCCGAGCCGATCCGCCTACCCACCGACCGCGCGGTATCGCTCGGCGTGATCGTCACCGAACTCGTCACCAACGCGTGCAAATACGCCTACCCGACCGGCGGCGGCGAAGTCCGCGTGGCGCTGCGCCGGATCGACGACGACGTCTTCCTGCTCGCGGTCGAAGACGATGGCTGCGGCATTCCCAAAGACGCCGTCCCGCGCGGCACCGGCCTCGGCACGAAGCTGATCCGCGCAATGGCACAAAGCCTGCAAACGATCGTCGAATACGACCCGACCCACACCGGCGTCCGCGCCACCCTCCGCGCGGCGGTACGCTAA
- a CDS encoding response regulator, translating to MNDHKTVGIVMIEDDEGHARLIEKNIRRAGILNDIRHFTDGTTALDFLFNAADGPAKSGPAMILLDLNLPDMSGTDILARIKAEGSPLKRTPVVVLTTTDDKVEIERCYDLGCNVYITKPVNYESFAQAIRQLGLFLSVIQVPEAE from the coding sequence ATGAACGATCACAAGACCGTCGGTATCGTGATGATCGAGGATGACGAGGGCCATGCCCGCCTCATCGAGAAGAACATCCGCCGCGCCGGAATCCTGAACGATATCCGTCACTTCACCGACGGCACCACTGCGCTCGACTTCCTGTTCAACGCCGCCGATGGCCCCGCGAAGAGCGGCCCGGCGATGATCCTGCTCGACTTGAACCTCCCCGACATGAGCGGCACCGACATCCTGGCCCGGATCAAGGCGGAGGGCAGCCCGCTCAAGCGCACGCCAGTCGTCGTGCTCACCACCACCGACGACAAGGTCGAGATCGAGCGCTGCTACGATCTCGGCTGCAACGTCTACATCACCAAGCCGGTGAACTATGAGAGTTTCGCGCAGGCGATCCGCCAGCTCGGGCTGTTCCTGTCGGTGATCCAGGTTCCCGAAGCCGAGTGA
- a CDS encoding sensor histidine kinase: protein MVRVRLKLPSSEGRVARWLVAFMTLGFIALAAAAIAIGWITVRNRTYTAEILHTQDVRQAIATLQIQMEQSETARRGYILAGKPLFATAYARSAGNLVPSIRKLRHLTRDNPRQGARLDLIEPRFVQLRALRTQSMTLVASGRIAEAQRRFAVDASVPLMRGIRYRTQAMAADEVRLLAIRTERQERISALFLSVAGLAAALLLIVAILAVLLIRRYTADLAASRDSLRTLNETLEEQVAERTADLSRANEEIQRFAYIVSHDLRSPLVNVMGFTAELAAAAVPLAELVDRAEAEAPHVLTEDARLAAREDLPEAIGFIRTSTQKMDRLINAILKLAREGRRTIAPEHIDPAQLVDTILGAMQHIVDDRGAVVRVERPMPGIVTDRLALEQILSNLIENATKYLKPGRPGEITVKGHTERGRVILSVVDNGRGIDPRDHQRVFDLFRRSGAQDQPGEGIGLAHVRALAYRLGGTIDVQSTLGDGATFRLNLPTHMTIQDAA from the coding sequence ATGGTTCGCGTACGCCTGAAACTGCCCTCTTCGGAAGGGCGAGTCGCACGTTGGCTGGTCGCGTTCATGACGCTCGGCTTCATCGCGCTAGCCGCCGCCGCGATCGCAATCGGCTGGATCACCGTCCGCAACCGCACCTACACCGCCGAGATCCTCCACACGCAGGACGTTCGCCAGGCAATCGCCACGCTTCAGATCCAGATGGAGCAATCCGAGACGGCGCGGCGCGGCTATATCCTGGCCGGCAAACCGCTGTTCGCCACCGCCTATGCCCGGAGCGCGGGCAACCTCGTCCCGTCGATCCGCAAGCTGCGCCATCTGACCCGCGACAATCCGCGGCAGGGTGCCCGCCTCGACCTGATCGAGCCGCGCTTCGTCCAGTTGCGCGCGCTCCGGACGCAATCGATGACCTTGGTCGCCTCAGGTCGAATCGCCGAAGCGCAGCGCCGGTTCGCGGTCGACGCCAGCGTCCCGTTGATGCGTGGCATCCGCTACCGCACCCAGGCGATGGCTGCCGACGAAGTCCGCCTGCTCGCGATCCGCACCGAACGACAGGAACGCATTAGCGCGCTGTTCCTCTCGGTCGCCGGGTTGGCCGCAGCGCTGCTGCTGATCGTCGCGATCCTCGCGGTCCTGCTGATCCGCCGCTACACCGCCGACCTCGCCGCGTCGCGCGACAGCCTGCGCACCCTCAACGAGACGCTCGAGGAACAGGTCGCCGAACGTACCGCCGACCTCAGCCGCGCGAACGAAGAGATTCAGCGCTTCGCCTATATCGTCAGCCACGACCTGCGCTCGCCGCTCGTCAACGTGATGGGCTTCACCGCCGAACTCGCCGCCGCCGCGGTCCCGCTTGCCGAGCTGGTCGACCGTGCCGAAGCCGAGGCACCGCACGTCCTCACCGAAGACGCACGGCTGGCGGCGCGCGAAGACCTGCCCGAGGCGATCGGCTTCATCCGCACCTCGACGCAGAAGATGGACCGGCTGATCAACGCCATCCTGAAACTCGCACGCGAAGGCCGCCGGACGATCGCGCCCGAGCATATCGACCCTGCGCAGCTCGTCGACACGATCCTCGGCGCGATGCAGCACATCGTCGACGATCGCGGTGCGGTGGTGCGCGTCGAGCGGCCGATGCCGGGAATCGTCACCGATCGCCTCGCGCTCGAACAGATCCTGTCGAACCTGATCGAGAACGCCACCAAATACCTTAAACCGGGCCGCCCCGGCGAAATCACGGTCAAGGGCCATACCGAACGCGGCCGCGTCATCCTGTCGGTGGTCGACAATGGCCGCGGCATCGATCCGCGCGATCACCAGCGCGTGTTCGACCTGTTTCGCCGCTCGGGCGCGCAGGACCAGCCGGGCGAAGGCATCGGACTCGCGCATGTCCGCGCGCTCGCCTATCGTCTGGGCGGCACGATCGACGTACAGTCGACGCTCGGCGACGGCGCGACCTTCCGGCTCAACCTGCCGACCCACATGACCATCCAGGACGCAGCATGA
- a CDS encoding exonuclease domain-containing protein — protein sequence MAPPYPKPKPQPQMIRVVDLETTGSAPPAHGVCEIGWQDVALGEDGRWEIYGEGGSLLVNPGRLIPPVTQAIHHILDEHVADAPYWHDCARQVLDPWPRRLALAAHRADFEQKFCTPALTRDAEWICTWKCALRLWPDSPSFSNQVLRYWRKPHGMEHERGLPAHRAFPDAYVTAFHLRDMLNEASLAQLLEWSRDPGLIPRVRYGPDRGKEWSELDHETLMAFMTDRDPDIRFTANHEMDRRSGGGRVGKASAQDLLL from the coding sequence ATGGCGCCCCCCTATCCCAAGCCCAAACCCCAACCGCAGATGATCCGGGTCGTCGACCTCGAGACCACCGGTTCGGCCCCGCCCGCGCACGGCGTCTGCGAGATCGGCTGGCAGGATGTCGCGCTCGGTGAGGATGGTCGCTGGGAGATCTACGGCGAAGGCGGCAGCCTGCTCGTCAATCCCGGCCGGCTGATCCCGCCGGTGACGCAGGCGATCCACCACATCCTCGACGAGCATGTCGCCGACGCGCCGTATTGGCATGACTGCGCCCGCCAGGTGCTCGACCCGTGGCCACGCCGGCTCGCACTCGCCGCGCACCGGGCGGATTTCGAGCAGAAATTCTGCACTCCCGCGCTGACCCGCGACGCCGAGTGGATCTGCACGTGGAAGTGCGCGCTGCGGCTCTGGCCCGACTCGCCGAGCTTCTCGAACCAGGTGCTGCGCTACTGGCGCAAGCCGCACGGCATGGAGCACGAGCGCGGCCTGCCAGCACACCGCGCGTTCCCGGACGCATACGTCACCGCGTTCCACCTGCGCGACATGCTCAACGAGGCGAGCCTTGCGCAACTGCTCGAATGGTCGCGTGATCCGGGGCTCATCCCCCGTGTCCGCTACGGCCCCGATCGCGGCAAGGAATGGTCCGAGCTCGATCACGAGACGCTGATGGCGTTCATGACCGATCGCGATCCCGACATCCGCTTCACCGCCAACCACGAGATGGACCGGCGCAGCGGCGGTGGCCGCGTCGGTAAGGCCAGCGCGCAGGACCTGCTGCTCTAA
- a CDS encoding PH domain-containing protein, translating to MERPVDEFRSSTRRWLLGSFAGWGTLLTCLAGVGFVIIGVRWLKNRSASYEITDQRLIIKRGILFKTIDEIELYRIKDVRLGYSLLNQMTDIGTIILTLSDRTTSGGEFTLRDIPMARDRREGLRKLVDRARQRRGVRELDVDDAYALD from the coding sequence GTGGAGCGCCCAGTCGACGAATTCCGCTCCAGCACGCGCCGCTGGCTGCTCGGCAGCTTTGCCGGTTGGGGCACCCTGCTCACTTGCCTCGCCGGCGTGGGCTTCGTCATCATCGGCGTCCGCTGGCTGAAAAATCGCAGCGCAAGCTACGAGATCACCGACCAGCGCCTGATCATCAAACGCGGCATCCTGTTCAAGACGATCGACGAGATCGAGCTCTACCGGATCAAGGACGTCCGCCTCGGCTATTCGCTGCTCAACCAGATGACCGACATCGGCACGATCATCCTGACCTTGAGCGACCGCACGACCAGCGGCGGCGAGTTCACGCTTCGCGACATCCCGATGGCACGCGACCGTCGCGAAGGTCTCCGGAAACTCGTCGACCGCGCCCGCCAGCGCCGCGGCGTCCGCGAACTCGACGTGGATGACGCATACGCGCTGGATTAA
- a CDS encoding phosphomannomutase/phosphoglucomutase — translation MTHQFDPTSLREYDIRGVVGKALGPADAVAIGRGFATRIRAAGGHRVAVGYDGRNSSPELEVALVSGLVAGGVDVVRIGLSTSPMLYYAEATLEVDGGIQVTGSHNPPEYNGFKMVHAHAPFFGDDIQDLAALAASGAWSEGTGEVTTADVLDAYVDRLMAGYASGAYRIGWDTGNGAAGPVIEKLVQLLPGEHHVIFADVDGNFPNHHPDPTEEANLADLKRLIAAKNLDFGLAFDGDGDRIGAVDGAGRVIWGDQILSILVEPALREHPGAPIVADVKSSQALFDRIAELGGEPVMAATGHSLMKTAMTRTGAPIGGELSGHLFFAGEYYGFDDAHYAAVRLIRAVHLSGRSLTELRDAMPALVTTPDLRFPVEDARKFAVVDEVIARLKSEGAEMDLTDGARVTTADGWWLLRASNTQAMLTVRAEAKNQAALDALLAEVDAHLTASGVTRR, via the coding sequence ATGACCCACCAGTTCGACCCGACCTCGCTCCGCGAATATGACATCCGCGGGGTCGTCGGCAAAGCGCTAGGCCCTGCCGATGCCGTGGCGATCGGCCGAGGCTTCGCCACCCGTATCCGCGCCGCCGGTGGCCACCGCGTCGCCGTCGGCTATGACGGCCGCAACTCCTCGCCCGAACTCGAAGTCGCGCTCGTCTCCGGGTTAGTTGCAGGCGGCGTCGACGTCGTCCGCATCGGCCTCAGCACCTCGCCGATGCTGTATTACGCCGAGGCGACGCTAGAAGTGGACGGCGGCATCCAGGTAACCGGCAGCCACAATCCCCCCGAATATAACGGCTTCAAGATGGTGCACGCCCACGCGCCATTTTTCGGCGACGACATCCAGGACCTCGCCGCGCTCGCCGCCTCGGGCGCGTGGAGCGAAGGGACGGGCGAAGTCACGACCGCGGACGTGCTCGATGCCTATGTCGACCGGCTGATGGCTGGCTATGCGAGCGGCGCGTACCGGATCGGCTGGGACACGGGCAACGGCGCCGCCGGCCCGGTGATCGAGAAGCTTGTGCAACTCCTGCCGGGTGAGCATCATGTGATCTTCGCCGACGTCGACGGCAATTTTCCCAACCATCATCCCGATCCCACCGAAGAGGCGAACCTCGCCGATCTGAAACGCCTAATCGCGGCGAAGAACCTCGATTTCGGACTGGCCTTCGACGGCGACGGCGACCGGATCGGTGCGGTCGACGGCGCGGGACGCGTGATCTGGGGCGACCAGATCCTCTCCATTCTGGTCGAACCTGCGCTGCGCGAACACCCCGGCGCGCCGATCGTCGCCGACGTTAAGTCCTCGCAGGCGTTGTTCGACCGAATCGCGGAACTGGGCGGCGAGCCGGTGATGGCTGCCACAGGCCACAGCCTGATGAAGACCGCGATGACCCGCACCGGCGCGCCGATCGGGGGAGAGTTGAGCGGTCATCTGTTCTTCGCCGGCGAATATTACGGCTTTGACGACGCGCACTATGCGGCGGTGCGGCTGATCCGCGCGGTGCATCTGTCGGGGCGTTCGCTCACCGAACTGCGCGACGCGATGCCGGCGCTGGTGACGACGCCGGACCTGCGCTTTCCGGTCGAGGACGCGCGGAAGTTCGCGGTGGTGGACGAGGTGATCGCGCGGTTGAAGTCGGAGGGCGCGGAGATGGACCTGACCGATGGCGCGCGGGTGACCACCGCCGATGGGTGGTGGCTGCTGCGAGCCTCGAACACGCAGGCGATGCTGACGGTGCGGGCTGAGGCAAAAAACCAGGCGGCCCTTGATGCGCTGCTGGCCGAGGTAGATGCACACCTGACGGCAAGCGGTGTAACACGACGCTAA
- a CDS encoding DnaJ domain-containing protein, protein MKWIVAAVFIWLAWHYLRPKPKQRVVTDEAEARSILGIDSNANADAIRSAHRRLIASVHPDRGGSTDLTRRVNAARDLLLKRAR, encoded by the coding sequence GTGAAGTGGATCGTCGCCGCCGTCTTCATCTGGCTGGCCTGGCATTACCTTCGCCCCAAGCCGAAACAACGCGTGGTGACGGATGAAGCCGAAGCACGCTCGATCCTCGGCATCGACAGCAACGCGAACGCCGACGCGATCCGCAGCGCGCACCGCCGCCTGATCGCTTCGGTCCACCCGGATCGCGGCGGCTCGACCGACCTGACCCGCCGGGTGAACGCAGCGCGCGACCTCCTCCTAAAGCGCGCCCGCTAA
- a CDS encoding division plane positioning ATPase MipZ: protein MATGPDTPQASTHVAPSVSTHVIVFANEKGGTGKSTTAVHVAIALAAKGARVACLDLDHRQRTVGRYLDNRAETMKRNGSVLPMPRHATLSDQSEDQFEDLWHSLCEGSDFLVVDTPGRDDPFARTAAALANTLVTPMNDSFVDFDLIGQVDPETYQVTRPSFYSELIWDARKQRARADGTTIDWVVLRNRLQHIEARNMRRVSDALAQLAKRVGFRIIPGLGERVIYREMFPAGLTMIDAKAFGSMGLAHVAARQELREMMAALQLPEVVEQAPDVAA, encoded by the coding sequence TTGGCCACGGGCCCGGATACACCCCAAGCTTCGACGCACGTTGCCCCGTCGGTATCGACGCACGTAATCGTGTTCGCCAACGAGAAGGGCGGCACCGGCAAGTCGACGACCGCAGTGCACGTCGCGATCGCGCTTGCCGCGAAAGGTGCGCGCGTCGCGTGTCTCGATCTAGACCACCGCCAGCGCACCGTCGGCCGCTATCTCGACAACCGCGCCGAAACGATGAAGCGCAATGGTTCGGTGCTGCCGATGCCGCGCCATGCGACGCTGTCGGACCAGAGCGAGGACCAGTTCGAGGACCTCTGGCACTCGCTCTGCGAAGGCTCGGACTTTCTCGTGGTCGACACCCCGGGCCGCGACGATCCGTTCGCGCGTACCGCGGCGGCGCTGGCCAACACGCTCGTCACCCCGATGAACGACAGCTTCGTCGACTTCGACCTGATCGGCCAGGTTGATCCCGAGACCTATCAAGTGACTCGCCCGAGCTTCTATTCCGAACTGATCTGGGACGCGCGGAAGCAGCGCGCGCGCGCCGACGGCACGACGATCGACTGGGTCGTGCTGCGCAACCGTCTTCAGCATATCGAGGCACGCAACATGCGGCGCGTATCGGATGCACTCGCGCAACTCGCCAAGCGCGTCGGCTTCCGGATCATCCCGGGGCTTGGCGAGCGCGTGATCTACCGCGAGATGTTCCCCGCTGGCCTGACGATGATCGATGCTAAGGCGTTCGGCAGCATGGGCCTGGCGCACGTCGCCGCGCGCCAGGAACTGCGCGAGATGATGGCGGCGTTGCAGCTGCCCGAAGTTGTCGAGCAAGCGCCGGACGTCGCTGCGTGA
- the panC gene encoding pantoate--beta-alanine ligase, whose amino-acid sequence MDTVRDLNALRESVAAFRAGGQRVALVPTMGALHAGHVALIEAAKRPGTKVVASIFVNPTQFGPNEDLSRYPRREMADIRMLNEAGCDLLWLPSVETMYPDGFATSVRVSGVSDGFDGASRPGHFDGVATVVSKLFNQVGPDTAYFGEKDYQQLAVVRRFVADLDFAIDVVGVPTQRDDDGLAMSSRNIYLDDEQRKQAVALPRALGVAARAIAKGEDVESVLDDARTTLVGAGFTIDYVALADAETLAENPAVGRPWRLLAAARMGATRLIDNIAIEAPDAL is encoded by the coding sequence GTGGACACCGTCCGGGACCTTAATGCGTTGCGCGAAAGCGTCGCCGCCTTCCGTGCGGGCGGCCAGCGCGTCGCGCTCGTCCCGACGATGGGCGCGCTCCACGCCGGCCATGTCGCGCTGATCGAGGCGGCGAAGCGGCCGGGGACCAAGGTGGTGGCGTCGATCTTCGTCAATCCGACGCAGTTCGGCCCGAACGAGGATCTGTCGCGCTATCCGCGGCGCGAGATGGCGGATATCCGGATGCTCAACGAAGCCGGGTGCGACCTGCTCTGGCTGCCGTCGGTCGAGACGATGTATCCCGACGGGTTCGCGACGTCGGTGCGCGTCTCGGGCGTCAGCGATGGGTTCGACGGCGCCTCGCGGCCCGGTCATTTCGATGGCGTCGCGACGGTCGTGTCGAAGCTGTTCAACCAGGTCGGGCCCGATACGGCCTATTTCGGCGAGAAGGATTACCAGCAGCTGGCGGTCGTCCGGCGGTTCGTCGCCGATCTCGATTTCGCGATCGATGTCGTCGGGGTGCCGACGCAGCGTGACGACGACGGCCTGGCGATGTCGTCGCGCAACATCTATCTCGACGACGAGCAGCGCAAGCAGGCGGTGGCCCTGCCGCGTGCGCTCGGTGTGGCCGCGCGGGCGATCGCGAAGGGCGAGGATGTGGAGTCGGTGCTGGACGATGCGCGGACGACCCTGGTCGGGGCGGGGTTCACGATCGATTACGTCGCGCTGGCGGATGCCGAGACGCTCGCGGAGAACCCGGCAGTGGGTCGTCCGTGGCGGTTGCTGGCGGCGGCGCGGATGGGGGCGACGCGGTTGATCGATAACATCGCCATCGAGGCGCCAGACGCGTTGTAA
- a CDS encoding sel1 repeat family protein encodes MGISLKNANIGIERRLADAARGDDRACYELGMVYSTGTSGVVLDLIEAHKWFNLAAVSGNIAAQECRAEIAEDMTAREISVAQRAARDWMQLTQRRAA; translated from the coding sequence ATGGGTATCAGTCTCAAGAACGCGAATATCGGAATCGAACGCCGGCTGGCGGATGCCGCGCGCGGCGACGACCGGGCGTGCTACGAACTGGGGATGGTGTATTCGACGGGGACGTCGGGCGTCGTCCTCGACCTGATCGAGGCGCATAAGTGGTTCAACCTGGCGGCGGTGTCGGGGAACATCGCTGCGCAGGAATGCCGCGCGGAGATCGCCGAGGACATGACTGCGCGGGAGATCTCAGTGGCGCAGCGCGCGGCGCGGGATTGGATGCAGTTGACGCAACGCCGGGCTGCTTAA